From Pelosinus fermentans DSM 17108, the proteins below share one genomic window:
- a CDS encoding acetyl-CoA C-acetyltransferase produces MKEVVIVSAVRTAIGAYNGSLANVSAVELGALVIKEAIKRANIDPSQVSEVIMGNVLQAGLGQNPARQAALKAGVPLQVPALSINKVCGSGLEAVNLAARTILAGDGDVVVAGGMESMSNAPYLLEKARRGYRMGHSELIDSMIKDGLWCATNDYHMGITAENVAQQYGITRQLQDELAVSSQEKALHAILEGRFEDEIVPVVIPQKKGDPIVFAADEHPKKGTTVEKLAALRTAFKKDGTVTAGNASGLNDGAAALVVMSLDKAKELGLTPIARFVSSGSAGVDPGIMGIGPVPATQKALDKAKLTVADLDLIEANEAFAAQFLAVGKELGFDQSKVNVNGGAIALGHPVGASGARILVTLLYAMKQRDAKVGLATLCIGGGQGVATIVEKM; encoded by the coding sequence ATGAAAGAAGTTGTAATTGTGAGTGCAGTTCGTACTGCAATTGGTGCTTATAATGGCAGTCTTGCGAATGTTTCTGCTGTGGAACTGGGAGCATTGGTCATTAAAGAAGCGATTAAAAGAGCTAACATTGATCCATCACAAGTAAGTGAAGTCATTATGGGCAATGTGCTGCAGGCTGGATTAGGACAAAATCCTGCTCGTCAAGCTGCTCTTAAAGCAGGAGTGCCGCTTCAGGTTCCTGCCTTGAGCATTAATAAGGTATGCGGTTCCGGTTTAGAAGCTGTGAATTTGGCAGCACGGACTATTTTAGCTGGCGATGGGGATGTGGTAGTAGCCGGTGGTATGGAAAGCATGAGTAATGCTCCTTATTTACTGGAAAAAGCTCGGCGTGGTTATCGGATGGGGCATAGCGAATTAATTGATTCCATGATTAAGGATGGTCTATGGTGTGCAACAAATGATTATCATATGGGTATTACTGCAGAAAATGTAGCACAGCAATATGGCATTACTCGTCAGTTGCAGGATGAGTTAGCAGTCAGCAGCCAGGAAAAGGCACTGCATGCCATTCTGGAAGGGCGTTTCGAAGATGAGATCGTCCCTGTAGTGATTCCCCAGAAAAAAGGTGACCCAATTGTTTTTGCTGCTGATGAACATCCCAAAAAAGGAACTACCGTTGAGAAATTAGCAGCATTACGTACTGCTTTTAAGAAAGATGGTACTGTAACAGCAGGAAATGCCTCCGGTCTGAATGATGGAGCTGCTGCATTGGTTGTGATGTCCTTGGATAAAGCGAAGGAACTAGGTCTTACACCAATCGCTCGTTTTGTTTCTTCCGGTTCTGCTGGCGTTGATCCTGGTATTATGGGGATCGGACCAGTGCCTGCGACGCAAAAGGCACTGGATAAAGCGAAACTGACGGTAGCAGACTTAGATTTAATTGAGGCGAATGAGGCCTTTGCCGCTCAATTTCTGGCAGTGGGTAAGGAATTGGGTTTTGATCAGAGCAAGGTAAATGTAAATGGGGGGGCTATTGCTCTTGGACATCCAGTGGGCGCGAGTGGTGCCAGAATTTTAGTAACACTGTTGTATGCTATGAAACAACGAGATGCGAAAGTGGGATTGGCAACACTATGCATTGGCGGAGGCCAGGGCGTAGCAACAATCGTCGAAAAGATGTAA